From the genome of Indicator indicator isolate 239-I01 chromosome 17, UM_Iind_1.1, whole genome shotgun sequence, one region includes:
- the MPP1 gene encoding 55 kDa erythrocyte membrane protein isoform X3: protein MTLKSGRSASAGSMRTALSDLYLEHLLQNRPKPEAITQSQNALTEDIYTNGSATPGSPSHGSGREVRKIRLIQFEKVTEEPMGITLKLNDKQSCMVARIFHGGMIHRQGSLHVGDEIIEINGQSVSNHSVDQLQKMLKETKGMVSIKVIPNQQSRLPALQEAGLKFQIGDVIQIINKDDSNWWQGRVEGSCTESAGLIPSPELQEWRVASVTQPTQSESPSCSPFGKKKKCKDKYLAKHSSIFDQLDVVSYEEVVRLPAFKRKTLVLIGASGVGRSHIKNALLSSNPEKFMYPPPYTTRPQKKNEVDGKDYYFVSTEEMTRDILANEFLEFGSYQGNMFGTKFETVHKIHQQDKVAILDIEPQTLKIIRTAELSPFIVFIAPTDKAEQSEALQQLQKDSESIRSRYAHYFDLSLVNNGVEESLQLLQEAFEQACSSPQWVPISWVY from the exons GCCATCACTCAGTCCCAGAATGCCCTGACTGAGGACATTTACACCAACGGCTCCGCGACTCCGGGCAGCCCCTCCCACGGCAGTGGCCGCGAGGTGCGGAAGATTCGCCTCATCCAGTTTGAGAAGGTCACAGAGGAGCCCATG GGAATCACGCTGAAGCTCAACGACAAGCAGAGCTGCATGGTAGCCAGGATCTTCCACGGGGGCATGATTCACAGGCAAG GCTCCCTTCATGTGGGTGATGAAATCATAGAAATCAATGGGCAGAGTGTGAGCAACCACTCAGTTGACCAGCTGCAGAAGATGCTG AAAGAAACCAAGGGGATGGTCTCAATAAAAGTCATTCCCAACCAGCAAAGTCgcctccctgctctccag GAAGCAGGGCTGAAGTTCCAGATCGGTGACGTGATTCAGATCATAAACAAGGACGACAGCAACTGGTGGCAGGGCCGGGTGGAGGGCTCCTGCACCGAGTCAGCAGGGCTCATcccttctccagagctgcaggagtg GCGTGTGGCGAGCGTCACCCAGCCCACTCAGAGCGAATCTCCCAGCTGTAGCCCCtttgggaagaagaagaagtgcAAAGATAAATACCTGGCCAAGCACAGCTCGA TTTTTGACCAGCTGGATGTGGTTTCATATGAAGAGGTAGTGAGGCTGCCTGCTTTCAAGAGGAAGACTCTGGTGCTCATTG ggGCCAGTGGCGTCGGTCGGAGCCACATCAAGaatgctctgctcagcagcaaccCAGAGAAGTTCATGTACCCCCCTCCGT acACCACACGCCCCCAGAAGAAGAACGAGGTGGATGGGAAGGATTACTACTTTGTGTCCACTGAGGAGATGACTCGGGACATCCTGGCCAACGAGTTCCTGGAGTTTGGAAGCTACCAGGGAAACATGTTTGGAACCAAGTTTGAAACAGTTCACAAGATCCACCAGCAGGACAAAGTTGCTATTTTGGACATTGAGCCCCAG ACCCTGAAGATCATCCGCACAGCTGAGCTCTCCCCCTTCATAGTCTTCATTGCCCCAACAGACAAAGCTGAGCAG TcagaggctctgcagcagctccagaaggATTCGGAGAGCATCCGGAGCCGATACGCACACTACTTTGACCTCTCACTGGTCAACAATGGGGTAGAGGaaagcctccagctgctgcaggaagccttTGAGCAagcctgcagctctccacagTGGGTGCCCATCTCCTGGGTCTACTGA
- the MPP1 gene encoding 55 kDa erythrocyte membrane protein isoform X2 translates to MTLKSGRSASAGSMRTALSDLYLEHLLQNRPKPEAITQSQNALTEDIYTNGSATPGSPSHGSGREGITLKLNDKQSCMVARIFHGGMIHRQGSLHVGDEIIEINGQSVSNHSVDQLQKMLKETKGMVSIKVIPNQQSRLPALQMFMRAQFDYDPKKDNLIPCKEAGLKFQIGDVIQIINKDDSNWWQGRVEGSCTESAGLIPSPELQEWRVASVTQPTQSESPSCSPFGKKKKCKDKYLAKHSSIFDQLDVVSYEEVVRLPAFKRKTLVLIGASGVGRSHIKNALLSSNPEKFMYPPPYTTRPQKKNEVDGKDYYFVSTEEMTRDILANEFLEFGSYQGNMFGTKFETVHKIHQQDKVAILDIEPQTLKIIRTAELSPFIVFIAPTDKAEQSEALQQLQKDSESIRSRYAHYFDLSLVNNGVEESLQLLQEAFEQACSSPQWVPISWVY, encoded by the exons GCCATCACTCAGTCCCAGAATGCCCTGACTGAGGACATTTACACCAACGGCTCCGCGACTCCGGGCAGCCCCTCCCACGGCAGTGGCCGCGAG GGAATCACGCTGAAGCTCAACGACAAGCAGAGCTGCATGGTAGCCAGGATCTTCCACGGGGGCATGATTCACAGGCAAG GCTCCCTTCATGTGGGTGATGAAATCATAGAAATCAATGGGCAGAGTGTGAGCAACCACTCAGTTGACCAGCTGCAGAAGATGCTG AAAGAAACCAAGGGGATGGTCTCAATAAAAGTCATTCCCAACCAGCAAAGTCgcctccctgctctccag ATGTTCATGAGAGCACAGTTTGACTACGACCCCAAAAAGGACAACCTGATCCCCTGCAAGGAAGCAGGGCTGAAGTTCCAGATCGGTGACGTGATTCAGATCATAAACAAGGACGACAGCAACTGGTGGCAGGGCCGGGTGGAGGGCTCCTGCACCGAGTCAGCAGGGCTCATcccttctccagagctgcaggagtg GCGTGTGGCGAGCGTCACCCAGCCCACTCAGAGCGAATCTCCCAGCTGTAGCCCCtttgggaagaagaagaagtgcAAAGATAAATACCTGGCCAAGCACAGCTCGA TTTTTGACCAGCTGGATGTGGTTTCATATGAAGAGGTAGTGAGGCTGCCTGCTTTCAAGAGGAAGACTCTGGTGCTCATTG ggGCCAGTGGCGTCGGTCGGAGCCACATCAAGaatgctctgctcagcagcaaccCAGAGAAGTTCATGTACCCCCCTCCGT acACCACACGCCCCCAGAAGAAGAACGAGGTGGATGGGAAGGATTACTACTTTGTGTCCACTGAGGAGATGACTCGGGACATCCTGGCCAACGAGTTCCTGGAGTTTGGAAGCTACCAGGGAAACATGTTTGGAACCAAGTTTGAAACAGTTCACAAGATCCACCAGCAGGACAAAGTTGCTATTTTGGACATTGAGCCCCAG ACCCTGAAGATCATCCGCACAGCTGAGCTCTCCCCCTTCATAGTCTTCATTGCCCCAACAGACAAAGCTGAGCAG TcagaggctctgcagcagctccagaaggATTCGGAGAGCATCCGGAGCCGATACGCACACTACTTTGACCTCTCACTGGTCAACAATGGGGTAGAGGaaagcctccagctgctgcaggaagccttTGAGCAagcctgcagctctccacagTGGGTGCCCATCTCCTGGGTCTACTGA
- the MPP1 gene encoding 55 kDa erythrocyte membrane protein isoform X1: MTLKSGRSASAGSMRTALSDLYLEHLLQNRPKPEAITQSQNALTEDIYTNGSATPGSPSHGSGREVRKIRLIQFEKVTEEPMGITLKLNDKQSCMVARIFHGGMIHRQGSLHVGDEIIEINGQSVSNHSVDQLQKMLKETKGMVSIKVIPNQQSRLPALQMFMRAQFDYDPKKDNLIPCKEAGLKFQIGDVIQIINKDDSNWWQGRVEGSCTESAGLIPSPELQEWRVASVTQPTQSESPSCSPFGKKKKCKDKYLAKHSSIFDQLDVVSYEEVVRLPAFKRKTLVLIGASGVGRSHIKNALLSSNPEKFMYPPPYTTRPQKKNEVDGKDYYFVSTEEMTRDILANEFLEFGSYQGNMFGTKFETVHKIHQQDKVAILDIEPQTLKIIRTAELSPFIVFIAPTDKAEQSEALQQLQKDSESIRSRYAHYFDLSLVNNGVEESLQLLQEAFEQACSSPQWVPISWVY; this comes from the exons GCCATCACTCAGTCCCAGAATGCCCTGACTGAGGACATTTACACCAACGGCTCCGCGACTCCGGGCAGCCCCTCCCACGGCAGTGGCCGCGAGGTGCGGAAGATTCGCCTCATCCAGTTTGAGAAGGTCACAGAGGAGCCCATG GGAATCACGCTGAAGCTCAACGACAAGCAGAGCTGCATGGTAGCCAGGATCTTCCACGGGGGCATGATTCACAGGCAAG GCTCCCTTCATGTGGGTGATGAAATCATAGAAATCAATGGGCAGAGTGTGAGCAACCACTCAGTTGACCAGCTGCAGAAGATGCTG AAAGAAACCAAGGGGATGGTCTCAATAAAAGTCATTCCCAACCAGCAAAGTCgcctccctgctctccag ATGTTCATGAGAGCACAGTTTGACTACGACCCCAAAAAGGACAACCTGATCCCCTGCAAGGAAGCAGGGCTGAAGTTCCAGATCGGTGACGTGATTCAGATCATAAACAAGGACGACAGCAACTGGTGGCAGGGCCGGGTGGAGGGCTCCTGCACCGAGTCAGCAGGGCTCATcccttctccagagctgcaggagtg GCGTGTGGCGAGCGTCACCCAGCCCACTCAGAGCGAATCTCCCAGCTGTAGCCCCtttgggaagaagaagaagtgcAAAGATAAATACCTGGCCAAGCACAGCTCGA TTTTTGACCAGCTGGATGTGGTTTCATATGAAGAGGTAGTGAGGCTGCCTGCTTTCAAGAGGAAGACTCTGGTGCTCATTG ggGCCAGTGGCGTCGGTCGGAGCCACATCAAGaatgctctgctcagcagcaaccCAGAGAAGTTCATGTACCCCCCTCCGT acACCACACGCCCCCAGAAGAAGAACGAGGTGGATGGGAAGGATTACTACTTTGTGTCCACTGAGGAGATGACTCGGGACATCCTGGCCAACGAGTTCCTGGAGTTTGGAAGCTACCAGGGAAACATGTTTGGAACCAAGTTTGAAACAGTTCACAAGATCCACCAGCAGGACAAAGTTGCTATTTTGGACATTGAGCCCCAG ACCCTGAAGATCATCCGCACAGCTGAGCTCTCCCCCTTCATAGTCTTCATTGCCCCAACAGACAAAGCTGAGCAG TcagaggctctgcagcagctccagaaggATTCGGAGAGCATCCGGAGCCGATACGCACACTACTTTGACCTCTCACTGGTCAACAATGGGGTAGAGGaaagcctccagctgctgcaggaagccttTGAGCAagcctgcagctctccacagTGGGTGCCCATCTCCTGGGTCTACTGA